Within Ovis aries strain OAR_USU_Benz2616 breed Rambouillet chromosome 3, ARS-UI_Ramb_v3.0, whole genome shotgun sequence, the genomic segment catgtccaactctttgagatcccatggactggagcccggcaggctcctctgtccatggggattctccagtcaagaatactggagtgggttgccatgccctcctccaggggatcttcccgacccagggatagaacccaggtcttgtgaattgcatgcagattctttactatctgagctaccagagaagcccaagagtactggagtgggtagcctatcccttctccaggggaacctccaGACCCAGCAATCGAATCAcagtcttgcattgcaggcagattctttactggctggcctaccggggaagcccaaagagCCCTCTATCTGCGTTCTATGATAAGCTGCCACGGAAGCCGCTCAAACTCTGGTCACATTCATCATAGCTGTCTGGTTCACCTCTCCAGGACATTGTGCTGAGTCTGTATCTGCAGGCAGGGGTCTAATGTGGAGCCGGTGTAAAGGACAGGGGGGAAGTGGACATGGCCCCTCTGAGCTGCACAGTGGGGACCAGGACTCCGGGGTTCCTACTTGCAGGTCCTGGCAGGCACCTAGGCTCTGCTTCTCTGCTCTCCATCTCTCTCGCCTCTTACTAAAGTGAAAGGACCAGCAGCCGGGGCAGGAGTGAGCCTCGCGGAGGCGCTGTCTATTCGAGCATCTACCGAGGAAGGGCGATGCTGCAGGACTCCTCCACTTCACGACCTCCTTTCCCATCCCACTGGACTGTGCCTTTGGAGCCTAGGACTTTAGAAAGCTTCCAGATTTGGTCTATACTTAAAAATCAAAAGTGCTAGGAGACTGATTTGGGCTGCAGCATGAGGGATTTGGGCAAGAAAAAGAGACTCCTTGAATGAGGGTCACGATGAGCGGCCaggcgtgtgtgtctgtgtggtgggGCCAGCTCACTGGGTCCCGCCTCTCAGGGGAGACTGAGCCAGTTTTAGGACTGCGTTTGGAATGTCGGCTGCACTGCCTGGGACCTTTCACGACTGCCTTCCATCCTGACGACACCCAGGGAGTCGGGCAGATCAGGCGGCAGGCTTGGAACTCTTGCTGAAATATCAGGTGATGGCTGTGCCAATTGCTAACGACTGCGGTGGTCCGAAGCCCCGGAGGGATGTCTCTCTGCCATCCCATTTTCTGGGGGTCCACAGGAACTCTGTATGCTCAGACTCTTAAGGCTCAGAGGAGCCCCCCATAACCCTGCGCCAGCCGACCACTCTCCCCTGGTCCACGCCCCCTGTTTCAGCTAcacacattttcactttcatcccgaGAGGTAGGCCCTAATATCAGCTTCATTTTATAGGAAACtcaagtgtgtgttagtcactcagtcatgtccgtctccaTGATTCCATGGGgagtagccctccaagctcctctgtccatggaattctccaggcaaaagtaatggagtgggttgccatccccgtCTTCAGgggaatcatcctgacccagagactgaacccaggtctccagcattttagatagattctttgctgtctgagtcaccagggaagctcttaagAAACTCAGGACCGAATGAAATTAGGAAACTTGCCCACGTGATGCCAGGTCATGTGATTATGAAGGTGGGGTGGAGTCAGTGAAGATGCTCTGGACTTGGTGAGAGAAGATCTGGTCCTCACTCCCATTCTGTCCTACATGTTAGCTGTGTGATGGTGGCTGGTTtgcctaacctctctgagtctaGCTGATTTTAGTACATCAGAGTGGGAAGCAGTTCTAATAGCCTCCTAGAGCTTCTCAGAGACCACCCTGCTTGCCTCTCCTTCGATACTGTCTCAAGGCTGAACCATCTGTCACATCTGTAAGGTAGGTTGGGTCTGCTCCCAGGTACTATGAAGCtgtttagggattttttttttaagattttttttttttaacatcgaccatttaaaaagtctcttttgaattaattacaatattgtctCTTTTATGTTTTGAGGTTTTGGGGGCcttaaggcatgtgggatcttagttccgcaaccagggattgaactcacaccccctgaATTGAAAGTTGAAGTCCCAACCAGGAATTCTGGGCAGTGGCCTTTCTAGCATCTGGAGGGGGACTGGGGCAGAAGGAGGGAGGAGTCTGGTTTCTCAGGAATGAAACAGGTTTGACAAGGAGAAAGGTCCCTCTGAGAGAGGGGAGGCTGCTGAAGCAACGCTGCAAAATGCTAGCCTCCTAGGGGAGCAGGGGGCCTGAGGTCCTGAGAGAAAGCTTCACAAAGCACAGGGATGGACACAGACTGGGCCCTGTTTGAGCTTCTATTGCCAAAGCTTGACATTAGATTGTTGCTTTAAGATCCTCTGCCGTAATTAGGCCATTCATCTCTCAGGGTATACGGACATGTGTCTTACTTTCCTTAGGAATGCTGACATTTCACGTCTTGAATTTCATAAGCAGCAAGCATTTCAATCATGAAAATACATAGTATCTCATCCCCCATCACCCTGCTCTCAACCTGCTGCTTACCCTATGTGTGTATTCCTTCTCTATCCTTTCATTGCCTtctattgatttcttctgagTGGTTAATGCTCCCTAAAATGATCATATATGCAGatttgcttatttctttcttatttttttctgttacatcCTCTAGACAAGAAGCTCCACTAAGGTGCAAACCTCCCCTTTCCCTTTATCACTACACTGGTCCATGTCTAGGAGGAGACTGGGCACATCATAGGTCTCTATCAACACTGGTtgaatgaacatgaacttgaatggatggatagatgctCTACAGGACAAGGTGTTCTTTACCTAAGAAGTGCAAACACAGCCTGACTCCTGGCcttgtgttttctctttatttatatgtaaatactgTTTTCTTCCAACTCAAGTCCTCCCACCAACATTGTATCAATGCAATAATGGCATTGCAAAGCTTTGCACTGAAAAGaacaatgttgttgttcagtcgcttagtcgtgcccaactctttgtgaccccatggactgcagcatgtcaggcttccctgtccttcactacttcctggaatttgctcaaactcttgtccattgagttgatgaattctccaggcaagaatactggagtgggttgccattcccttctccaggggatcttcctgacccagggatccaacccgggtttcctgcattgcaagcagattttttttttttaccatctgagcctctgaAACTTTCACTGAAAAGGACATTATGATTCTATACTGTTCAGTTTCTCGTCTCCCAGAAATATTCACCACCTTGTCATAGCCACCTATGTAACTAACTAAATGGCAACAGAGCCTTCCATCCTGATCCattctcccttcagttcagttcagtcgctcagttgtgtccggctccttgcaaccccaaggactgcagcacaccaggcttccctgtccatcaccaactctcagagcttgctcaaactcaggtccattgaggcggtgatgccatccaaccatctcaacttctgtcatccccttctcctcctgccctcaatctttcccagcatcaggatcttttccaatgagtcagtccttcacatcaggtggccaaagcattggagcttccgcttcagcatcagcccttcaatgaatgttcaggactgatttcctttaggatggactggtttgatctccttgtagtccaaggggttctcaagagccttctccaacaccacagttcaaaagcatcattctccCTTAAGTTTGACCCAAACCCTCCCTGTTGCAGTCCCaatttcattcatccatttgtGTAAAAATACTCTCTGACTGGCTACTGTGAGCTCAGTGCCCAGCATTAGGGCTGTGATTCTGACAAAATCAGCATGATTGCTCCCTAGGGAGATCAAAGTCAAATGGGGAGACGTACCAAACAAAGACTCACACCAACACCCAGACAGCTGCCATTTCAGCTGTATCATGAGGCATAAATGCCGGGTGACAGGACCACATGAAAAGGTGGGGAAGGCTAGACTCTAATGAACTCAGGAGGAGGTGTCAGGAAAGGTCCCCCCAAGGAAAGAGGATGGATGACCTGGGGTATGGATTTATAAACAGAGGAATCTGTAAACCAAGGAGGAGGCAACCAGATGAAGGGAGCAGGGGACAGAGGACCAgctcccaggcagagggaatgaCACCCAAGAAAGCCCAGGAGCAGGATACAGCTTGGCTCCTTCCAGGATTTCCCTAAGAGAGAaccatcttttattttcctgattgACAAAGTTTCAAGGAGCCAGGGCAACAACAAGGAAAGGTTCTAGCCCAGAAAACAGAACCACACTATGTCTTTTTGTAACAGGATCTTTAGGGTTTGGCTTCCTAACATCTGATTTGTCCTTCAAATGAAACCTGGCATACACACAGGTGCGCTGCAAGCTTCCAGCTAAGCCACACCCGTGAAGTCATGCTGGTGTGAAGACACAGGTGCCCTGGACCTCAGCATACTGTGACCATCCCCTGGGTCATCTGAAGTGGAGATCTGAACACAGATCCCTACAGGGGTACAAATTCCACACCCTAATTTGCTTCTAGGGGGCTTCGGCTAGACCCACTTGTAAACTGAGAACCTTACCTGTGCCGGATTATTTCTAGATGAATAACAGCTGTGCTTTGATCTTTTCAAGCGTGCTTCTATCTTGACAATGAGTTGTCTATTGGCTATCTCGACCTCAAACTCCTTATCAATCATCCCCATCTTCAAACCGACACATCTTGCAGCCTTCGAATTTGATCTAGAATCATTGTGCCTCCAGAACGTAGTGATCATTTCCATATGCCTTCCTCTCTCATCTTCCACATCCAGCTGGGTACCAAATCCAATCGATGCCACCTGAAAAATGCTCCTCATCCCAAGTTCCTGCTTGCTCCCTCTGCCTCATCCTAATCTGGGTTGTCCTGTATATAATTTATTGCTGATTTTCCAGTTCCCCCTCAACTTGCCTCAGGTCCACCCATCAGTTATCCTACCACTAAAATCATATCcttaaaaattagaggaaaaaacaCCCTTGTTGATTCCTCTTTACCTAAtaaaccagtgattctcaaagtgtgcAGCAGCATcttctgggaacttgttagaaatgcagattcccagaTCCCACTCAGACCTAATCAGTCAGAGACTCAGCTGACGGGCCCTTCAGGTGACAAACATTCTTCTTTGTCAAATTCTTACTCATCCCTAAGAGACAGCTCAGAGTTgcctcctcagggaagccttccctgactgttCCCAGCAGCATTTAGTTGCTCATTCTCTGGGCTCCTGGAGTCCCTTTTGTCGACAATCTTGTTACAGCTGTTTTATCGTAGATTTGACTTCAATGTAGGGAGTGGATTTCTATCAGATAattagagttttttttaaaaaacagtactaACTCCTTGTGAGCAGGTGCTCATGGGGAGGACATGgatggctcctctgtgcatgggattctccaggcaagaatactggagtgggttgccattccctcctccaggggatcttggggATCCCCAGagatccagggattgaccctgcgtctctgcacttcaggcagagtctttaccatctaagccaccagagaagccacccaAATAGCACCAAGTCTTTGTGAGCAGGTGCTCATGGAAAAGACGTGAGAGTTATCAAGGATACTCACAGTGGTTATACTTGAGGGTCCCATCTTTTTTATTCACTGTTCTTTCAGGAGAGATGACATCTCTTTTGCCGAATCCATACAGTTGAACAGGGGGCCTGCCGCctagtgagtgaagtgaaagtcactcagttgtgtccgagtgttttctccaggccagaatgctggagtgggtagcctttcccttctccaggggctcttcctaatccagggatcaaacccaggtcccctgaattgcaggctgattctttaccagctgagccatcagggaagcccaagaatacaggagtgggtagcctatcgcttctccaatggatcttcctgacccaggaatcaaaccagggtctcctgcattgcaggtggattctttaccaactgagctatcagggaagctgccTGCTGCCTAAAAGGTGTtcgaaaggatttttaaaatgcattgaaTGGATAAAAGACTGTAAGGGAGATTAAAAATTTCTGTCCCAATTTGAAATTCCTATCTTCTATCCTTTAGCAAAAGATACAAATAGTGCAGCCAGCTGCTTTTTATCCTTCAGGGAAAAGGTACAATCACTTTCCAGCTAGTAAGTTACCAGgtcgggcggggggtggggtggggatggtttgTGGGGGTTGGGCATGAAGATTCTAGATCCAGTTCAAGTCCCCTCTGCAGTGAGCCACAGTGCTGGTGAGTCTGGGGTCTCCCTCGGGTAGAACAGTTGCTGGAAATCCCTGTCGTGTTGACCTGTTAATTGTTCCTTGTGCCTATTATGATTGTGactgttaatatttatttggtgttttaataaattaaattatctagttattataaaagtatttatatatgttataagTATAATACAGGGTGATAGTAGTCTCAGTGCATTGGCTTACATCATAAAATACCAGGGTTCCCTCTGGCTTCAGTCTTTTAGTAAAGTATCCTCTCCAGTGAAGGAGCAGCTTACCTGTATCCAAATACCTACAGAAAAGACTCTTCCTTTTGAAATTATCTCTGTATTCATGCCTGCCACTCATCTCACTCACATCGAAATTCAGGTCAAGGTCTCCTAAGGCACTCAGTCCTCCCCATCGTGGTCTTCAGGGCAAGCGCTTCCAGACTTCTTAGGCTCCCCTCTGGGCATGTCCCCTTACCAGCCGTACCATCTCTGGTTAAGTTACATAAATTTCCTTAAACTGTGTCCTCAACGGTACAAAAGAGTTAAAACTCCTGGAGTGTACACACAGAGCTTTACAGGGAAGAAGCAGCCAGTACGTGATAACCACTACTGTGATTATTTATTCTTCAGGCTGACCTTCCCTTTCAGCCCTTCCCCCCAGCACCAGTCTCCAGCACTTCCCTGCCCAATCAGAAAGCACACAGCTTCAGCCCCTTCTGTTTAGGCTGCTGGAAACTGCCTGATGCCTTTTCTGCCTGTAAATCCTCAATCCCAGCCTGCCTGTTTTCTAGTCCCAAGAATGTTTGTTCCATATGCTCCCCAGCTGGCTACTAGCTCAGTCTCCTAAAGGTTAAACTCATGTTCCGGAACATTCTTTTCAAGAATtacctttccttaaaaaaatgcaatACATCAATGGTTAAGATATCAAagcagctacacacacacacacaaacacggaTACAGGCAAACACAGACATGCACGTCAACCCACCTCCATGTATCTCCATGTGAAAAGCCATCTAACCCAGTAAACTGTGCTTCACGATTTCCTAATAAACTTTTATGTTTTCTTGCCACTGAGGTTTCTGTAACTGTACACACAATGTCATTACTGAGCCCTGCACCAATTCAACTCAGCCAGATGCCTCAGTGGCAGCCAGCTTCTAGAAAATTCTCTTGATATGTGTGCGCCTTTGCCTTTCCATCTCCTGGGCCCTCCCTTACCCTGGTCCCCACCTCAGACCATCCGTGTTTGGTCTGTTGGCCTTTTGTACCATATATACAAGGCTCAGGGTGGCAAGAAACAAACCCACTGCCCTTGAGAGCACCTGTGACCCCCCTGTGGTTCTGCTTGTCCAAGCCAGGCCACCCTCCATCTGGAACTAGACAAAAAAAGCGCCCAGAGGCGCTTGCCTTTCAGCCTGTCATGAAAACATGGGTGCCTCATGAGCAGCCTGTGGAGGAGTAATTTGAGAAGATGTGTATAAAGGGTTTGGGTCTTCTTAGATCTGGGGGTGGGAACTTGGAGGTAGGTGGGTAGGCTGACGGAGGTTCCGGGGCAGAGAACCAGTCTTCGGGTTTGTGGCTCCATCTGGGTTTGCGCAAAGAGCACTTTCAGGACCCTTGAGCGGCGTTGTGGGGTTGGGCAGGGAGCTCCAGATAGTCAGCTGCCTGTCAGGCCTCAGAGGATGCCTGCTGAGGCTGTCGGTAGGGCAACCCAGGAGGCTCTGCATGGCCGGGGCCATCTGAGCTGGAAGCCTGGGGAGCCGTCTTCCTGGTGAAGTCAGACAAGTCTCCAGGTAGCTGGGAGCTGAGGACATGGACTCATTCTCGCACACGTGTTTGGAGGTGATAAACATACCCCGCAGAtggtttctctgagcctcagtggagGGTTTCCACACAGATTCATGAACTGAAAAACAGATGTAAACATACACACAGGGTCACGCACGGATGGGGGAGAAAGAACCAAGTTCTTCGAAAATGCCAAACCCTGATCACCAACATGGAGAAAGCACTGTTGGacctgagacagacagacagacacacaagaagaaaacaaagctgtCCCATAAATTTTCAAGAAGGAacaccccgccccccagccccccacccccaccccccgccgacTCTTCAGAAAGTCACTTGTGTGGCTTGTATTTCTGCTGAAAAGAGTTCAAGAGACCCGTGGAAGGGAAGCAGGTGAACACGAACCTGCGGAGTGCCTCCGAGGAGGTGGGTGATTTAGACTCTTAATTAAGACCAATCGTCCACCGTGAAGTTGGGAAATTCCTCCTAGACTTCCAGAGTGAGGGCACCTAAAAGTCTCCCCAAGCCTAATCACCGGGGGATCACTCTTACGGGGCTTCTGACAGGCCAGGAATGGGCTGTTTTCATGACATTGCAAAATGATCTAATGATATAGGCACTCGCCTCATTTTTAAGACAAGGgaacaaaggctcagagaggttaagtaacttggtcAAGTACACACAGCATGAAGTTGGGGGGGGACCTTATGCAAGCGTACAAAGAAGCCTCCACCAGTGGCCAACAGAGCTTTTGAGCATCCGTCAAGGAAGAGAGGACTGACAGCCTGGATGCTGGCCCTCTCTGCAATAGGAGCTCAAGATGCTGAAGTCCCCTGGGGACGGGTGAGTTAGCCAAGGTCATGCGGCCAGCCACTGACAACAAAGCCAGGCTAGAACCTGCCTGTCATCCAGCCAGGCTCCTCACCCTGCAACACACCTCTCTGCTTAACAAAGTTCCAGCCAGAAATCAGGTGCCAGGGAGGATGACGGACACCAAGGGCATCTCTAGGAGCCACTCCATGGCCCTCCTGTCTCAGAGACGAGTTCAGCCATCAGCCATCACAATGGCAGAGGCATGCGTCAGATACACAAGGTCTCCTGCAGACCTTATGGAGGAATCTGCCCAGGAATCTGTGAACCTAACACATTGACCTTGGCTGACCTTGGATGCCCTCTGATGCCAGGACAGTTGCCGAGAGGGAACTGTGCCCCCCAGCATGAGGAGGGCAGAGCTCGCCATGGCCTGAAGCTGGAATTTCTCTGAGGCTGGTTTTCATCACCCCCAGCTTCACTCTCGCCCCTAAGTACACTCAGCCTGGAAGCAGGCTGCTCCAGACACACTCTTGACATTGAGGCAAACTCCTTCCCTTCCAGGCGGGGCCAGGGGAACTCAGCCCTGTTATTTAAGGACTGTGCCTTCCCAGGCTGGACTCCAGGGTCTCTGTCACCCAAGCCCATCTTCCCAGGCAGCCAGACAGGCCCTAAACCCATGTGCAGTAGACATTCCAGAATAGGAGCCTAAGGGCTCCTTAACTCCAACCTGAGAACCAAGATGGGCCAGTTACAAGTCTTGCAGGATCCtattggtgggcttccctggtggcccagtggtaaagactccaactgccaatgcaggaaatgcaagagacgcaggatcaatccctgggtcaggaagatctcctggacaaggaaatggcaacccacttcagtgttcttgcatgggaaatctcatggacaaaggagcctggtgggctacagtccatggggtcgcaaagagttggacacgacaacctctaaacagcaataacaataatCCTATGGGCAGGCTTACTGCGTTCTTGATATAGGCTCCTGAAGCAAGAGCTGCCACAGGTTTCCATGCCAAGAATAAGCTTTCCATTTCCCTAGGACTGTGCTGTTCATTCCAAAATGCAAGGCTGCATTGGGCGGGGGGACCAGTGATGAGGAAACAGGGCTGTGTCGTCTCTCAAACAGGGACTTCATCTTCCCTCTGCCACTTACCTGCTCAGTTAAATCCTTGGGCAGGTTAAATCCTCAGGCCTCGGTTTCATCACCTGTAAACACAAGATGACAATCGCCACCTCCACACATTTGTGACAACTCATGGAGGTGGCGGAGTCTGAAAGTACCCAACCCATGGCGGGGAcgtagtcagttcttcacttcctgccctcAGGTTTTGAGCATCCAGAATTCAGTGTGGGCTGACCATGCTCTTCATCAAAGCCACTGTTGTTTGCTGAGCCTGTGGCAAGAGGTTCATGTTCCATAAAGGACACAGACTCTGTTTGGTATGTGTAATAGCCAGATCTCGGGGTGCAGGCTGCTTCAGGTAGAGGGTACACACAGGCCTTGGTGGAAGGCAGGCCAAACCAGGGGAAGTGACCAGACAGGGTTTCAGGACAGCAGGGTCCATAGTGGGTTGGTGGGTACCCTGCACCTCTGCCCAGATTGGAGACTGGAGTCCTTAGGCTCCAGACCCCAGGGGATGAGCTGCTGCCCAGTTCATCCTCTGCAGTGGGAGGGGTGGGTTGTGGGGTGTCCTAGTTTTCCCAGGGGAAAAGTGCCCGAAGGGCATCACTAGTGTCTGCCTTGGCAGGACAGGTGTGACTATCACCAAATGACCCCTTGGGCTATTGTGGATACTCCTGGGATTAGTAGGCACCTGGAAGATTCCCTCCAGTTGGGGTTTTTACATCCAAAGTGATAAGTCAACCAAAAATGGTACAGAGCTCAAGTACAGTAGACTAAAAAAagctgatggctcagtggcaaagaatccacctgcaatgcacaggacctgggttccagccccaggttgggaagatcccctagagaagggaaagacaacccATTCTGGTACTGTGGCCTGGggattccatgagcagaggagcctggtgggctacaacccatggggttgaaaatgagttagacacgactgaactaaacaacaagaaagtTGAACTAATAGAAGCACAGAGTAGAATTTCGGTTGCCAGGGTTCGGggatggggaagaggaggagagtagaaatttcaaattttaagaagaagaaattttGGGGGATTGAATGTACAGCCTGGTGACCGTGATGACAATACTgtactgtatacttgaaagtaGCGAtgagtaggagaaggcaatggcaccccactccagtactcttgcctggaaaatcccatggacggaggaacttggtgggctgcagtccatggggccactaggagtcggacacgactgagcgacttcactttcacttttcactttcatgcactggtggaggaaatggcaacccactccagtgttcttgcctggagaatcccagggacaggggagcctggtgggctgccgtctatggggtcgcacagagtcggacacaactgaagcgacttagcagcagcagcagcagcagcaatgagtaGATTTAAAATGTTGTCACAGTAACAACAATGGCAACTACATGAGGTGAAGGATGTGCTAAGTAACCTTACAGTGGTaaacatttcacaatatgtaCATGTGTCAAACCATCACATTGCACACCTTGGGCTTATACAGCGTtacatgtcaattacatctcaatcaagctaggggtgggggtagggagaaCAAAATGAAACCCTCAAACAAAAACCACAGAGAGGAGCACAGTACCTAAGTAAGGAGAAGgagagcgggggcggggggggggggggggaggaactTTTATTCTTGAATATCTACACCATGCTGGGACTCTGAGATGCCTACCATGATCATAGGGCCTAACTATGGCCTCCTGTGCGGTAGGCAAGCCCCACATCTGATTCTCTGACTCCAGGCAACCTGGGCTCAGGGTGCCTTCAAAGCCCTGCCCACAGTCACGGggaagagctggaatttgaaccaagGTCTGACTCCCTCCTGCAGCATAAGCCTTTATCATCAGTTCCCCCTGGGGCTGCAGGAAGAGTCAGCAGAGGATGGGGAGGCAGAAGAAATGCCTGGAGAATCTATCAGGACCACATTTCTCTTCTATGCACAGATGACTCACCATCCACTTCTGCTCCTGGGTAACTCTACAATTATTTCTGTTACAAATAGTTAAAAGAACATTTTCCTATGTGCCTCGGAAGATGAAAACCACTTTTACacagagcaaaacaaaaaccgaagccaagaaaagtaaaatgaaaaaaagaaattcaacccTTAACAATCTCAAACCCCCAAACAACAAATGAGCTGAAAAGAAACTTCCAAAATGAAAACTGCCagatttgttgttattgttctggGACCATAACATAATTCTAATTGGCAAAAACTGACAGCAGAGGAAGGCGAGGAAGTTCTTGGACAATGAGCTTGCCGGCCAGAATTAAGAGCCGCTGAGCATCCCTGTGGCGGAAGTGGTACCAGTTCTTTTAATTAATGAATCAATTATGATGCATCCTGAAAGGGGGTACGGAACTGTGTCTACACACAACTCTGACATCAGCCGATTTCAACAAGTTTACTAAAACGACAGTCACGGCCTTTGACAATACTGAATGCGAAATAGTCGTGTACACAGACTTTACAGGGCAGCTCCCGGGAGCCGGGTTACAGAATCAGGTTTAACAGATGGGAGAAGGCCTGAGGGAAGCCAAGCACACGGATTTTATTGAGAAAAAAGCTTATATACTGTAAGGGTTGCCGAAGTTTAATAAATAAAGGTCAacttataatatataaaaacaatataaacatttatatgcTACATGCATATCATATaatttaaagtaataatttaTATATGGGGAGAGATGCCAGGTTATGTTCTTCCGATCTTCCTCGACAAGGCACACACACAGGACGTGTCTATCCGGATCCACCGCCAGCCGACCAGTTTGTTGTTTTCTGACGTCAGCGCGCGGACGTAGGTTTGGGAGGTTTTGCACTGTGAGTTCCAGTGTTTGTCATCAATTCCTCTGCAACCGTTCTTGACAGGCCTGGCCTCCTTACATCTCGTCTCATAAAAATATTGTTTGACGGGGGAGTTGCCGGTCTTGATCTCCCCCAGCACCGTGACCTGGTGTCCCCGGATGTCAATGGCCGATGACTTGTCGGTCACCCACAGGCTCTCGCTGTCGCACACGGAGTACTCGCCCCGGTGGCTCTTGTGCTCCACGTACCTCTTCCTCCTCGACGTTCTGTTGGCCACCACGGGGTTGCCCACGTAATCCTCCATGAGGTACAGGGGAGGGGGCTCCAGGGGGGTGCTGTCACTCAGCAGGACCCGGGGCGAGTTGTAGCGTCTCTGGTGCCGCAGCAGTTCGGGGCCCATGGCCGTCACTGGCTGGAATTCCGACTTGGCGGGCTCTCGGGGCGGGGCCTCTGCTTTGGGCAGGGTGCTCTGGTAGTTCTCCTTAACGTCCACCATCTGTTTGGAgagcttgttttttaaaata encodes:
- the NTF3 gene encoding neurotrophin-3 isoform X1 yields the protein MASEEGEMILQVNKVMSILFYVMFLAYLRGVQGNSMDQRSLPEDSLNSLIIKLIQADILKNKLSKQMVDVKENYQSTLPKAEAPPREPAKSEFQPVTAMGPELLRHQRRYNSPRVLLSDSTPLEPPPLYLMEDYVGNPVVANRTSRRKRYVEHKSHRGEYSVCDSESLWVTDKSSAIDIRGHQVTVLGEIKTGNSPVKQYFYETRCKEARPVKNGCRGIDDKHWNSQCKTSQTYVRALTSENNKLVGWRWIRIDTSCVCALSRKIGRT
- the NTF3 gene encoding neurotrophin-3 isoform X2, which codes for MVTSATILQVNKVMSILFYVMFLAYLRGVQGNSMDQRSLPEDSLNSLIIKLIQADILKNKLSKQMVDVKENYQSTLPKAEAPPREPAKSEFQPVTAMGPELLRHQRRYNSPRVLLSDSTPLEPPPLYLMEDYVGNPVVANRTSRRKRYVEHKSHRGEYSVCDSESLWVTDKSSAIDIRGHQVTVLGEIKTGNSPVKQYFYETRCKEARPVKNGCRGIDDKHWNSQCKTSQTYVRALTSENNKLVGWRWIRIDTSCVCALSRKIGRT